In Acidobacteriota bacterium, the following proteins share a genomic window:
- a CDS encoding DinB family protein translates to MPQTRLSQYRRWLAYERDAHEKMLASLAGASAGQRAHPHFQQALDLAAHLVAARRLWLFRLGGASEAPPALCPTGTRLADLPAAFEAMHAEWDAHLEATDADELDRVVEYTAFEGGRFRGRVEDILAQLYGHSWYHRGQIAMLLRQIGAEPAVTDFVYWSREAV, encoded by the coding sequence ATGCCTCAGACTCGCCTGTCGCAATACCGGCGCTGGCTGGCGTACGAGCGCGATGCGCACGAGAAGATGCTGGCGTCGCTCGCTGGCGCCTCGGCCGGACAGCGCGCCCATCCGCATTTCCAGCAGGCACTCGACCTCGCCGCGCACCTCGTGGCGGCGCGACGGCTGTGGCTCTTCCGGCTCGGCGGGGCGTCCGAGGCGCCCCCGGCCCTGTGTCCCACGGGCACGCGGCTGGCGGACCTGCCCGCTGCCTTCGAAGCGATGCACGCCGAGTGGGACGCGCACCTCGAAGCGACCGACGCCGACGAGCTCGATCGCGTCGTCGAGTACACGGCCTTCGAGGGCGGGCGCTTTCGCGGCCGTGTCGAAGACATCCTGGCCCAGCTCTACGGCCACTCGTGGTACCACCGCGGGCAGATCGCGATGCTGCTCAGGCAGATCGGCGCCGAGCCAGCCGTGACCGACTTCGTGTACTGGTCGCGCGAAGCCGTGTGA
- a CDS encoding class I SAM-dependent methyltransferase produces MSRAVGLAVVLSAALLSPLASRSAVDEPPAGLDERVQAFLDEHRFQWRDMNVPVQDGRTLRDLIVQHGYTRALEIGTSTGHSAIWIAWALAKTGGRLITVEIDPGRHRQAVANFKKAGLSAYIDARLGNAHEIVPALEGPFDFVFSDADKDWYTNYLKAVWPKLSVGGVFTAHNVAGRRQRGIGEFLDALERLPDGETTIDRAGAGLSITYKRPQR; encoded by the coding sequence ATGTCACGTGCCGTCGGCCTCGCCGTGGTCCTCTCGGCAGCACTCCTCTCCCCGCTCGCCAGCCGGTCGGCCGTCGACGAGCCCCCGGCAGGCCTCGACGAGCGCGTGCAGGCCTTTCTCGACGAGCACCGGTTTCAGTGGCGCGACATGAACGTGCCGGTGCAGGACGGCCGCACGCTGCGCGACCTCATCGTGCAGCACGGCTATACGCGAGCCCTGGAGATCGGCACCTCGACCGGACACTCGGCGATCTGGATCGCGTGGGCGCTCGCCAAGACCGGCGGCCGCCTGATCACGGTCGAGATCGACCCGGGGCGTCATCGCCAGGCGGTCGCGAACTTCAAGAAGGCCGGCCTCAGCGCCTACATCGACGCGCGGCTCGGCAACGCCCACGAGATCGTGCCGGCCCTCGAGGGGCCGTTCGACTTCGTCTTCTCGGACGCCGACAAGGACTGGTACACGAACTATCTGAAGGCGGTGTGGCCGAAGCTCTCGGTGGGCGGCGTCTTCACGGCACACAACGTGGCCGGCCGACGCCAGCGCGGCATCGGCGAGTTCCTCGACGCGCTCGAACGGCTGCCGGACGGAGAGACGACCATCGACCGGGCCGGCGCGGGGTTGTCGATCACGTACAAGCGGCCGCAGCGCTGA
- a CDS encoding ATP-binding cassette domain-containing protein: MTPHQSSSSGATPQAALVLSARGVRRRFGPVVALDGVSLGVAAGECVALVGESGSGKTTLLRSFNRLVEVDEGRVEIDGRDVRDLDVVDVRRHLGYVPQEGGLLPHWTVARNVALVPWLLGERRPDEAARRALDLVGLEWRTFAERWPVQLSGGQRQRVAMARALAASPRVVLLDEPFGALDAITRSDLQAMFQTLREATSIAAVLVTHDLHEACRLANRIAVMREGRVEQTAPPRELLEAPATPYVRALLERARATPEWAC, translated from the coding sequence GTGACTCCGCACCAGTCCTCGTCGTCCGGGGCCACGCCACAGGCGGCGCTCGTCCTGTCGGCCAGAGGCGTGCGACGACGCTTCGGCCCGGTCGTCGCCCTCGACGGCGTGTCGCTCGGCGTCGCGGCGGGGGAGTGCGTGGCGCTCGTCGGTGAGAGCGGCTCGGGCAAGACGACGCTCCTCCGCTCGTTCAACCGGCTCGTCGAGGTGGACGAGGGGCGGGTCGAGATTGACGGCCGCGACGTGCGCGATCTCGACGTCGTCGACGTGCGGCGGCACCTCGGGTACGTGCCGCAGGAGGGTGGCCTGCTGCCGCACTGGACGGTGGCGCGCAACGTGGCGCTCGTGCCCTGGCTGCTCGGCGAGCGGCGGCCGGACGAGGCGGCGAGACGGGCGCTCGACCTCGTCGGCCTCGAGTGGCGCACGTTTGCCGAGCGGTGGCCCGTGCAGCTCTCCGGGGGGCAGCGACAGCGCGTGGCCATGGCGCGCGCGCTCGCGGCGTCGCCGCGCGTGGTGCTGCTCGACGAACCCTTCGGTGCGCTCGACGCCATCACCCGCAGCGACCTCCAGGCGATGTTCCAGACCTTGCGCGAGGCGACGAGCATCGCGGCCGTGCTCGTCACGCACGACCTGCACGAGGCCTGCCGCCTGGCGAACCGGATTGCCGTGATGCGCGAGGGGCGCGTCGAGCAGACGGCGCCCCCGCGCGAGCTGCTCGAGGCGCCCGCCACGCCGTACGTGCGTGCCCTGCTCGAGCGCGCGCGCGCCACGCCGGAGTGGGCGTGCTGA
- a CDS encoding UvrD-helicase domain-containing protein — MPRPQRPGSSAQPSLFDAASDPRLPGPLAPPRETLADAEARREIEQRLDVNMVVEAGAGSGKTYSLASRMAHGIATGRYRVGEMAAVTFTRKAAAELRGRFQLRLEERRREASAEERARIAAALADIEHLFAGTIHAFCARLLRERPVEAGVPPDFDELDEVDDARLRKQAWREYLAAEQEARSPAVGALRDAGIQPSELDKAFELVTLYDEVTFPAPPAERPPVERVWDALSDVVEALRRLVPDPPPSGAKCAALRKAVELVEAFDVADPDRAGEVVRLLEPWESMPSITAKWWALDRTKADQRAAKERVEALMTPFVDGIVAPLLVTWRRYVYAIVMPLLVGAREHAREMRRRRGALNYSDLLQRAATLLTRNREVRRALQQKYRWLFVDEFQDTDPIQARVILALAADEAAGGTEDRPPIERPLRPGALFIVGDPKQSIYRFRRADIEIYNEVRDRIVQDGGVERELVTSFRSQPAVCTFVNEVFERLVGREARAEQPPFADLSPVQAGVADAGVFTLRVEAGSEGEACDREAGAIARLVTGEVAAGRRCYGDFLVLTRLRKPLPLIARALERARVPVEVSGAGAFGHSPFVQQLRGLLAALAEPEDQATLVGVLRGPLFGASDPALYAYRAAGGVLSLGVPALGEREAGDGSAVPEAAREVAAAMRSLRTMAWWTRTTPLAAAVSRIVEVSGLLVGAASDAPGAAPAGDLLHAVDRVRRVAEEGGGLVEALEALDADMESSEVESVPLEPGRDDVVRVMNLHKAKGLEAKVVILADAAPKPWHGRTDIRVVRRGDVAEGWMSIQQRFRNHGARTIAEPDGWIGHVAEEARFLAAEQLRLLYVATTRAREQLVVCQWDQRGRPRSGAWTALDPWLAATPVEIDPGDGTADQGAIVPREQAPTAQAGAASFDPAALLEHRRRTLERQAERRVRLADATYATGSVTGATSVARPVKEDDPARLLRGPATGVAWGELVHRLLEVAVTGRATDRAGLERAVRWLSRDTPGLAGVVDAAVQTVLAVMASSLWQDIAASAERHAEVPFAFSRPGATGVPVVEHGVIDLVYLTATGWRIIDWKTDQVGAGDGSELVPLYRHQLDAYVEAWARIAGAGAAPIEAGLFVVRTGHAHWAR; from the coding sequence ATGCCTAGGCCGCAGCGGCCCGGGTCGTCGGCGCAGCCATCGCTCTTCGACGCGGCCTCCGACCCTCGCCTGCCCGGACCGCTGGCGCCGCCGCGCGAGACGCTGGCCGACGCCGAGGCCCGACGCGAGATCGAGCAGCGGCTCGACGTGAACATGGTCGTCGAGGCGGGGGCGGGATCGGGCAAGACGTACAGCCTTGCCTCGCGCATGGCCCACGGCATTGCCACGGGCCGGTATCGCGTCGGCGAGATGGCTGCCGTCACGTTCACGCGGAAGGCGGCGGCAGAGCTGCGCGGTCGATTCCAGCTGCGCCTCGAGGAGCGGCGGCGCGAGGCGAGCGCCGAGGAGCGCGCACGCATCGCGGCGGCCCTCGCCGACATCGAGCACCTGTTTGCCGGCACCATCCACGCCTTCTGCGCGCGCCTGCTCAGGGAGCGCCCCGTGGAGGCCGGCGTTCCGCCCGATTTCGACGAGCTCGACGAGGTCGACGACGCGCGGCTCCGGAAGCAGGCGTGGCGCGAGTACCTCGCCGCCGAGCAGGAGGCGCGCTCGCCGGCGGTCGGCGCGCTGCGCGATGCCGGCATCCAGCCGTCCGAGCTCGACAAGGCCTTCGAGCTCGTCACGCTGTACGACGAAGTGACGTTTCCGGCGCCGCCCGCCGAACGCCCGCCCGTCGAGCGCGTGTGGGACGCGCTCTCGGACGTCGTCGAGGCCCTTCGCCGCCTGGTGCCCGATCCGCCGCCGAGCGGGGCCAAGTGCGCCGCCCTGCGCAAGGCCGTCGAGCTCGTCGAGGCGTTCGACGTGGCCGATCCCGATCGCGCGGGAGAGGTGGTGCGGTTGCTCGAGCCGTGGGAGAGCATGCCCTCGATCACGGCGAAGTGGTGGGCGCTCGACCGCACGAAGGCCGACCAGCGGGCCGCGAAGGAGCGCGTCGAGGCGCTGATGACGCCCTTCGTCGACGGGATCGTGGCCCCGCTGCTCGTGACGTGGCGCCGGTACGTCTACGCGATCGTGATGCCGCTGCTCGTGGGCGCGCGGGAACACGCGCGCGAGATGCGCCGCCGGCGCGGCGCGCTCAACTACAGCGACCTGCTGCAGCGCGCGGCGACGCTCCTGACACGCAATCGCGAGGTGAGGCGCGCGCTCCAGCAGAAGTACCGCTGGCTGTTCGTCGACGAGTTCCAGGACACCGACCCGATCCAGGCGCGGGTCATCCTGGCGCTCGCCGCCGACGAGGCAGCCGGCGGCACGGAAGATCGGCCGCCGATCGAGCGACCGCTCAGGCCGGGCGCGCTGTTCATCGTGGGCGACCCGAAGCAGTCGATCTACCGCTTCCGGCGCGCCGACATCGAGATCTACAACGAGGTGCGCGACCGCATCGTCCAAGACGGCGGTGTCGAGCGCGAGCTCGTGACGTCGTTCCGGTCGCAGCCGGCGGTGTGCACGTTCGTCAACGAGGTGTTCGAGAGGCTCGTCGGCCGGGAGGCGCGGGCCGAGCAGCCGCCGTTTGCGGACCTGTCGCCGGTACAGGCCGGCGTGGCGGATGCCGGCGTGTTCACGCTGCGAGTCGAGGCCGGGTCGGAGGGCGAGGCGTGCGACCGCGAGGCCGGCGCGATCGCGCGGCTCGTGACCGGCGAGGTCGCCGCCGGTCGCCGTTGCTACGGCGACTTCCTGGTGCTGACGCGGCTCCGCAAGCCTCTGCCGCTCATCGCGCGGGCGCTCGAGCGGGCGCGCGTGCCGGTCGAGGTGAGCGGCGCCGGGGCGTTCGGACACTCGCCCTTCGTGCAGCAGCTTCGCGGCCTGCTCGCGGCGCTCGCCGAGCCCGAGGACCAGGCGACGCTCGTCGGCGTGCTGCGGGGACCGCTCTTCGGCGCGAGCGATCCCGCGCTCTACGCCTATCGCGCGGCGGGCGGCGTGCTGTCGCTCGGCGTCCCGGCGCTCGGCGAGCGCGAGGCCGGCGACGGTTCGGCCGTTCCAGAAGCCGCGCGCGAGGTTGCTGCGGCGATGCGCTCGCTCCGCACCATGGCCTGGTGGACGCGCACGACGCCCCTCGCGGCGGCCGTGTCGCGCATTGTCGAGGTCTCGGGCCTGCTCGTCGGCGCGGCATCCGACGCGCCCGGCGCGGCACCCGCTGGCGACCTGCTGCACGCCGTCGATCGCGTGCGGCGTGTCGCCGAGGAGGGCGGAGGACTCGTCGAGGCGCTCGAGGCGCTCGACGCCGACATGGAGTCGAGCGAGGTCGAGTCGGTGCCGCTCGAGCCGGGCCGAGACGACGTGGTGCGCGTGATGAACCTCCACAAGGCCAAGGGACTCGAGGCGAAGGTGGTGATCCTCGCCGATGCCGCGCCGAAGCCGTGGCACGGCCGGACCGACATCCGGGTCGTGCGGCGCGGGGACGTCGCCGAGGGCTGGATGTCGATCCAGCAGCGGTTCCGCAACCACGGCGCGAGGACGATCGCGGAGCCCGACGGCTGGATCGGGCACGTCGCCGAAGAGGCGCGGTTTCTCGCCGCCGAGCAGCTCAGGCTGCTCTACGTCGCCACGACCCGAGCGCGCGAGCAACTGGTGGTGTGCCAGTGGGACCAGCGGGGGAGGCCCAGGAGCGGAGCCTGGACCGCGCTCGACCCGTGGCTCGCGGCGACGCCAGTGGAGATCGACCCCGGTGACGGCACCGCCGACCAGGGGGCGATCGTGCCGCGCGAGCAGGCACCGACCGCGCAAGCCGGCGCCGCGAGCTTCGACCCGGCGGCCCTGCTCGAACATCGCCGCCGCACGCTCGAGAGGCAAGCCGAGCGTCGGGTTCGCCTGGCGGACGCCACCTACGCGACGGGCTCGGTGACAGGAGCGACGTCGGTCGCGCGGCCGGTGAAAGAGGACGACCCGGCGCGCCTGCTGCGTGGGCCAGCGACGGGCGTGGCCTGGGGAGAACTGGTACACCGGCTGCTCGAGGTGGCGGTGACCGGGCGAGCCACCGACCGCGCCGGCCTCGAGCGGGCAGTCCGCTGGCTCTCGCGCGACACGCCAGGCCTCGCGGGCGTCGTCGACGCCGCGGTCCAGACCGTGCTCGCCGTCATGGCGTCGTCGCTGTGGCAGGACATCGCGGCTTCCGCCGAGCGCCACGCCGAGGTGCCGTTCGCGTTCTCCCGTCCAGGGGCGACCGGCGTGCCCGTCGTCGAGCACGGCGTCATCGACCTCGTCTATCTCACCGCGACCGGCTGGCGCATCATCGACTGGAAGACCGACCAGGTTGGCGCGGGCGACGGCTCGGAGCTCGTGCCGCTCTACCGCCATCAGCTCGACGCGTACGTCGAGGCGTGGGCGCGCATCGCGGGCGCTGGAGCGGCGCCGATCGAGGCCGGTCTCTTCGTCGTCCGGACCGGACACGCGCACTGGGCGCGGTGA
- a CDS encoding nucleotidyl transferase AbiEii/AbiGii toxin family protein → MDDAHDGDYAREPQVEDVVRLCQALNERSARYLLIGGFAVIAHGGARTTKDIDLLIDASPANLTRVKAALGVLSDNAAAEIADNDVERYTVVRVADEVVVDLMARACGLDYDAAMHDVEYVDIDGVSIPVASPATLIRTKDTIRPSDAADRAFLRKVLDARRLR, encoded by the coding sequence GTGGATGACGCGCACGATGGCGACTACGCACGCGAACCTCAGGTCGAGGACGTCGTCCGCCTCTGCCAGGCGCTGAACGAAAGGTCGGCGCGCTACCTGCTGATCGGTGGCTTCGCCGTCATCGCGCACGGCGGCGCCCGGACGACGAAGGACATCGATTTGCTGATCGATGCCTCCCCCGCGAACCTGACACGCGTGAAGGCCGCCCTCGGTGTCCTCTCCGACAACGCCGCCGCCGAGATCGCCGACAACGACGTCGAACGTTACACGGTCGTCCGCGTAGCCGACGAGGTCGTGGTCGACCTCATGGCAAGGGCGTGCGGCCTCGACTACGACGCGGCCATGCACGACGTCGAGTACGTCGACATCGACGGGGTCTCGATTCCCGTCGCCTCGCCCGCCACGCTCATCCGCACCAAGGACACCATCCGCCCATCCGACGCCGCGGACCGGGCGTTCCTCCGCAAGGTGCTCGACGCACGCCGGCTGAGATGA
- a CDS encoding ABC transporter permease subunit has product MLSPTRAAVLGVALLAVGAGVPAGGEQPAEPARPASAADARAVAVGSKPFGEGYLLAELFAQVLEARGVRVVRRFGLGGTEIVFPALRRGDIDVYPEYTGTGALVILKVVPPRESAAVFDLVSREFASRYDARWLAPLGFENTYAMSVRTSMAEALGLRTLTDFAKVSARMRAGFTADFIGLPDGLPGLRAAYGLELREVNALAPAVKYQALVAESVDIIDAYSTDGLLGRYPVTVLEDDRGVFPPYDAAALVRGDVARARPEVVAALGELSGRLDVVRMRRLNERVDVNGEEVARVAADALRELGLSSGPAEAGGDAGPDASQGRLGTVAYVWGQRGAIGQMTLRHLLLVAISLGLAVLVAVPLGLWLERRSQAEVVIRGVGLLQTIPGIALLAFMLPLVGIGLVPAVVALLLYSLYPIVRNTYTGVREADRAAVEAATALGMTPGQVLRHVRLPLAAPVIMAGIRTAAVLNVGTATLAAFIGAGGLGDPIVAGLALADTRMILSGAVPAAALALAVDWSLGVVQRAVSPRGLAR; this is encoded by the coding sequence GTGCTGAGCCCGACACGCGCCGCCGTCCTGGGCGTTGCGCTGCTGGCGGTCGGGGCGGGCGTGCCGGCTGGCGGCGAGCAGCCGGCCGAGCCGGCGCGGCCGGCGTCTGCGGCAGACGCGCGCGCCGTGGCCGTCGGGTCGAAGCCGTTTGGCGAGGGCTACCTGCTCGCCGAGCTCTTCGCGCAGGTCCTCGAAGCGCGCGGCGTGAGGGTCGTCCGCCGTTTCGGTCTCGGCGGGACCGAGATCGTGTTCCCGGCGCTGCGGCGCGGCGACATCGACGTCTATCCCGAGTACACCGGCACCGGGGCGCTCGTGATCCTCAAGGTCGTGCCGCCGCGCGAATCGGCCGCCGTGTTCGACCTCGTGTCGCGCGAGTTCGCCTCGCGGTACGACGCCCGCTGGCTCGCCCCGCTCGGCTTCGAGAACACCTATGCCATGTCGGTGCGGACCAGCATGGCCGAAGCGCTGGGCCTGCGGACGCTCACCGACTTCGCGAAGGTCAGCGCGCGGATGCGGGCGGGCTTCACGGCAGACTTCATCGGCCTGCCAGACGGGCTGCCGGGGCTGCGGGCGGCGTACGGGCTCGAACTGCGCGAGGTCAACGCGCTGGCGCCGGCGGTCAAGTACCAGGCGCTCGTGGCCGAGTCGGTCGACATCATCGACGCGTACTCGACCGACGGCCTCCTCGGGCGGTACCCCGTGACCGTGCTCGAAGACGACCGGGGCGTCTTCCCGCCCTACGACGCGGCGGCGCTCGTGCGCGGCGACGTGGCTCGGGCGCGCCCCGAGGTCGTCGCCGCGCTGGGAGAGCTGAGCGGTCGCCTCGACGTCGTGCGGATGCGTCGCCTGAACGAGCGCGTCGACGTCAATGGCGAGGAGGTTGCGCGAGTCGCCGCCGACGCCCTCCGCGAGCTCGGGCTCTCGTCCGGGCCGGCCGAGGCCGGCGGCGATGCCGGCCCGGACGCCTCGCAGGGGCGGCTCGGCACCGTGGCCTACGTCTGGGGCCAGCGCGGCGCGATCGGGCAGATGACGCTGCGCCATCTGCTGCTCGTCGCGATCTCGCTCGGGCTCGCGGTACTCGTCGCCGTGCCGCTCGGCCTCTGGCTCGAGCGGAGGTCCCAGGCCGAGGTGGTCATCCGCGGCGTTGGCCTGCTGCAGACCATTCCCGGCATCGCGCTGCTCGCCTTCATGCTGCCACTCGTCGGCATCGGCCTCGTCCCCGCCGTCGTGGCGTTGCTTCTCTACTCGCTCTATCCGATCGTGCGCAACACGTACACCGGCGTGCGCGAGGCCGATCGCGCGGCCGTCGAGGCGGCGACGGCGCTGGGAATGACGCCGGGGCAGGTGCTGCGTCACGTGCGGCTGCCGCTTGCGGCGCCGGTCATCATGGCGGGCATTCGAACGGCCGCGGTGCTCAACGTCGGGACGGCGACCCTGGCGGCGTTCATCGGCGCAGGCGGGCTGGGCGATCCCATCGTGGCGGGTCTGGCGCTCGCCGACACCCGGATGATCCTGTCGGGCGCCGTGCCGGCCGCGGCGCTGGCACTCGCGGTCGACTGGTCGCTCGGCGTCGTCCAGCGCGCCGTCTCGCCACGGGGTCTGGCGCGGTAG